CTTCTTATCACACCAATCTTGGGACGGTTACCCTTATCCAATACATGACAACAGATGGTGAGCACGCCCAACTGGCGAGAAAGGCGGCTCAATCAGCCATCGAATAAGGAGACGACCAGGAATCGCCAAACTCACTGATGCGGGAGACGCACAGAAGGCGGGTGTCCACTGCCACCTGAGCATTGCCTGTCCTTGCGACAGCCGACATCCTCTGGTACCATCCATTAAGGACAGGTGTTCCATACCTTGCATCGAGAGGCTCAGGCGGTGACGATACGACGAGACAACGTGTATGTCTGGGTTACCTGGCTGTCGCGCCTGCTAGTCGGCGACGCCTCCTGCGAGTGGGCGTCGTGGTATAAAGCACATTACAGCGGATACGCCAGGGCCAGCCGCGACTTCAGCCTCTCCACCTGGAAGATGCACCATACATGGCTGCTCAACGATGTGCGGGACAGGCTCGAAGCAAAGGGCCATACCGTCACAACCGAGCGGGCCAACTGGTTCAGGCTGCAGGGCGGCTCAGGCGCGATGGTGGCCGGGCAGGCTGATCTGGTGTCGGTCTCGCCGGACGACCAGATTACGGTGTATGACGTCAAGACCGGCGCTCAGCGGGACTCGGACGTTGCGCAGGTGATGATCTACATGTACGCGCTTCCCCTGGTGGCGGACTCTCCATGGACAAACAAGTCGCCGAACGGTTGTTTGGTGTACAGGGACGGCACCGAGATTCACATACCCTCGACTGCCATCGACGCGGATTTCAGGGAAGGGCTTCACGACCTGATAAGGCGCGTGGTGTCGGACGAACCCGCGCGCAGGGTCCCCAGCCCGCCTGAGTGCAACTGGTGCGATCTGACTGACCTCGACTGCCCGGAACGTTTAGAAAGTGAACTACCCTATGACGGCTCTGCCAATTGCACGGCGTTGCCGGATTTCTGAATGCCTATGAGTCGAAACGCCCTTACCGGCGAAAATTAACTGATGCCGGTGAACGACGTCCCCTCACACATCACACATACGATGTACAGGGCCTGGCGGAGATGATACGAAGAGTGTCCAGGCGATTCACGAGGCGCTTTGATAAAGTTTTTGCAGACAAGGTGAGAAAGGATGCCTGAGAAGACAATCCACATATCGTCGTTCGCAAAGTCGGTGTATGCTCACCTGTCGGACCTTCCATTTACGACCGCAGCGGAACTGACCTCTTTTCGTTCCTTCCCTTCCGGCAAGCAGGTCTATCGCGCCTTGAAGACACTTGAGCGGGCGGGATATATCAGCTCGGTCAAGCATTACCCCCGGGGCACAAAAAGACACTCCAACCGTTTCTTCGTCGGCGCGAAGGGACTCAATGACTTCGCTGACGTATACCAGACAACCCCTGAAGCGGTCCTGAACTACTTTCCCTGCTCGTTGGACTGGCAGCGCAATCTGCTGAGGCGCCTCGATAGCGTCTCGATGATTTACAAGCTATGCGAGCGCATGACGAAAATCCGCCCGGAGTCCCGACCCCTGACGATAAGGTTCCCTCGCAACGGCAATTTCGACGCTTTCGCCTTGGGGGCTGACGGCATCACGGTCGGTTTCATGCGTATGGGCAACACGATGATGCGCGAGGATTTCAAAAAACGATTCTGGGCAGTCTTGAACGGGTCAGGCGCAGACAACCACCAGAGGCGCGGCCCTCCACTGACGTTTGTGCTGGTGCAGACAACCTTTGCGAAGTCCTGGGTCTCCGAGGACATAATCAGGCAGACATTCAGAATGAAGGGCTACATGCCATGCGCTGTCGCCACCGAGCGAGAGGCATTTGATTTAGACGACGATTCAAATCTGTGGATCAGAGTGGACTCTAACGTTAGCAGGCAGTCCTTCAGCTCGCTAGTGAGGAACCTGAAAAGAGATGACTCATACACTATCGAATACCACAACAGCTTCAAGCGGGTCCTCCCGCCGAAGGACATTGCCCGGCTGAACCCGACAGAGCTAAGCTCGAACAAGAAGCGAATACTGAACTACCTTGCGGATTGGCCGCTGATGAAAAGGCCGGAAATCGTGAAGATGGTGGATCAGCACAAGTGGAAAGGCACGGATAAGAGTCGGGCCGCGCAGTCACTGGCAGCACTCCGGGCAGACGGGTTTATCCGGTACGACACTGGTTCCCGAAACATCATCTTGGCTGACGGCGGACTACGCTACCTGGCTTACAGAGACAGGACTGACCTGGGTGGGTTGCGAAAGGAATGGGGGACGGATGGAACGAGAATAGCAAAGCTCCGCAGGGAGCGTTCGCACACCGAGGGCATAAATGAGATAGTGAGCAGAATCCACACTGAACACCGCGGTCTGGTCGAGGCCATACCTGACCACTCCGCGAGCAGGCGTTTTTGGCTGGACCGGACGCACTGGCGAATGATCCGACCTGACGCTGCGATATTCCTTCGACTGGGTGGAGATACCCAGACACTGCACCTCGAATACGAAAAAAGAGGGTCTCGCGGTGGGAAGCCGCTTCAGAACAAAGTCCTGGTGTGGCTGAGGTACTATATCTTCGAGGGCAACCAGTTTGTGGGTAACGTTACCGCTTCGGAGAACCCCTTGCACCTGACCGACGAGGTGACGCTATTTATCGTGCCCACGGAGAGCATACGTCAGAGAATGCTCAAGCTGGGACAAGAGAGAATGAGAAGGGGGAACTGGACACCGGCGATGGGCTTGAGTGTCCCGATTGCGATCACGACGTTCGCGGAGTATAACGCAGCCTCGTCGATACTGAAGGATAAGATATGGCTGCGAATGGATGACTACCACCTACGGACAACCAATCCGATCCTGTCTGAAATCAGACGCTCCTCGCCGTCCAAGTCTCGCATATAACAGTCCGGACATGAAAATAAAGCCAACCGTCTCACGAATCAGAAGGTGTACGGAGATGGAAGGGTTGGCAGGTCATCGTCACCATCCCCATCCGTTGTCATTCGGATAGCGTTCCTAAGTGCCATCACTTCGCCGTCTTCTTCACCCAGCACCTCCATCTCGGCTTTTCGCTTCATAAACTCAATGAAGTCATCATCGTCAGCCCGCTCTCTCAAAACAGGGTCGCCATTTTCAGAAACGTATTGCTGAAATCGCTCCCACCACTGCTCATTGAGGAAGGGGTCTTCCTGTTCATGTATTGCCTCGATGTCGGCCCAGTTGGTATGGAGCGTCAATGTCACTCTCCACACGGCTAAGTCAAGGTCGTAAGCAAACTCTCCACTCCAGCGGCCAAACCAATCCCCGACGAAGGAATGCTCTTCGGTTAACGTGTAGATCTTCTGAGGGTTGCGGATTCCCATCCAGATAGTCGAACGTGGACCGGACGCGCAGACAAGCCCTATCGCGGTTTCGATCTCAGAACAAGCTGCGACTACCTCGCCGTTGGGACCATCAACCCTGATGGGATACTCCTCGAACATGGACACCCCCTATAATCTCGAACATCATCGTGCGTTACGCAGGTAGGATACAGAACTGAACTCGCGCGTAAACTCGTAGCTCGACGTCGCAGCGTAAACATCCGAAGTCGCCATGTAAACAACGGTTGATATATTACGCTCCCCGTGAGTGCATAACAGCCCTCAGAGAAGTAGTATTCTCGGACAGTTCGGCATCTGAAGCAGATGGGATTCGTAAGCCCTTATTACGGTCTCAGCCCATGCAGGGCAAACTGCCCAAATTCACTGAATTTCGGGCTCCAGAGACTAAATGGCTGACTTTTTGAGACTAGGGTGTTTTTAGCCCGAAAAAGGCGCGATTCATGACGGAGGTAGGATACTATATTGAGGTACAGAACAGGAAGGTAAGCGGTAAGACGAAAATGCCATTTTAACCCTTACTAGACAGGCTCCCGTAACCGCACCAGAGCCAAAAATCGCCAAAAATCGCCTCACCAATTTTCCCTACATCAAATTCCACCCGAAATACGCCCGCCTGGACCGCTAGTACCGTAATCCCCTCCGTGCCGTAACCACCGAGTCGCTGCCCAATTTACTCCTGGACTTTCAATCGCCGGCCCATCCTCCGTCCCTAGTGTCAGTCTCAAAAAGGATTGCGCGCCTAATTCCCCGCTTTTCGGTTCTGTTTTGGTCCATCCGCAACTCATAGTCGCTCCACATTGGCCCAATGTGTACACCTTTGTTCACACTCGCCAAGGAATCGCTCTCGACAAATTACTCAGACGGCGAGATCTCGCCCCAGTTGCTCCAATGGACTCTCAGCGCCACCGACTGGACAACTTTCCGGCTCGCGCTATTTCTTGGGTAGGCTATACCGTCCGTTGGGCTACTATAACACGCAGAAACTTCCGCGAACCACTCAACCGATCTCTCAGTGCTCTCTGAGTAACCTTGTATCACATGCGGACCATTACACCTACTGAACTATTCACACAGCCATTCTTAGCCGTCACTGGACTCACCAATCCATTCCCTGTGAACTCTCACGGAATATTGGAATCGAACCGTGCGGTGCCTGTGAATCCATTCCTGCGAATGTCTTCGACCTGTGAGAGGACTTGAGTGGTACACTTTTACATTGGCGAAAATGGCAAACTTCCAACTTGGCGTTGACGATGAGCGCCCTGCGACCGCTTGAGCCAACGGCACTCCCGTCCTGCCGGTTATGCACAGGCGACTAATTCGCCAGTTCTGGACATATCGAATCCTAGCGGCGTGCGGGCACCTGGGCTGTTGTTGCGGGGTGTACACTGAGACTGGGGCGACGATCAAAGTAAATTTATCGCGTCTGGAGTGGCGGCAAATTGCCGGGCGACATCTAGTCATGGAGAAAGTGAGCGTGAACAGCATTGTACACGCCTGTAGGCGACCAGAAGTAAGATGGCTGCCGATACCTTCGGTCATTCACTTCAGCACAGATGGCGGAACGTGCCATAACCCCATGGAGCCACGTATCCGACCTCTGTGTACATGTGCGTACACAGCCTATTCATAAATGGGTTCGGCGGTTATCCTGTAAGCCCTCGGACGTCGGGGCTCTGCCACTGAGCCCTTGTCGAGATACATAGTCACGCTCATGAGAGCATCATCGAAGCGATATCGAAACTTCGCCGGAGTCGGTCCATCATAGAGTACTTCAAGAGTGATTTTGTCGCTCTCCGCGTCGGCTTTATCCGTATCTTCTCTTAAATTTCGTCCCGGGACGGCGGTAGTGGCCGGGGTTCCAGCCGGCGCCGGTCGGAGAGTGTATTCAGCCCTGGGCGGGATCAGCATAAAGCCTTCCCAGACCCGCTGAACCTCCCCGTTCAATCTCCCCCTGACCCGGTCGCCGGCGTCAAAGACGTCGGTGAA
This DNA window, taken from Chloroflexota bacterium, encodes the following:
- a CDS encoding PD-(D/E)XK nuclease family protein — translated: MTIRRDNVYVWVTWLSRLLVGDASCEWASWYKAHYSGYARASRDFSLSTWKMHHTWLLNDVRDRLEAKGHTVTTERANWFRLQGGSGAMVAGQADLVSVSPDDQITVYDVKTGAQRDSDVAQVMIYMYALPLVADSPWTNKSPNGCLVYRDGTEIHIPSTAIDADFREGLHDLIRRVVSDEPARRVPSPPECNWCDLTDLDCPERLESELPYDGSANCTALPDF